Within Bacillota bacterium, the genomic segment GTATTTCCCACCGTGCAGACTATTACCCTCCTAGAACGGGCACCGGCCATGATCGCCCTGGGCCAAGGGCTTGCGGAACGAGCCACCAGTACATCCCTTAGGACAGCCCGCTGGCTCCAACAGGACATTACCCAAGACTGGCACCTTCCCCCCCAGGATCTGGTGGTGGCCTCCTACGTTCTGGGAGAGACAAATCCAAAAGACAGAGATCTATTGCTGGCCCGGCTATGGCAGCACACCAAGGGAGTACTGGTGATCATCGAGCCGGGAACCCCGGAAGGGTTTGGGCAGATCAGGGCCGCCCGGGACTGGCTACGGGATAACGGCGGCCACATAGTGGCACCCTGTCCCCACCGCGAAACATGCCCGTTGGCAGACGATGATTGGTGCCACTTTTCCCAGCGGATCCCCCGCTCCCGACTGCATCGACAGATCAAGGCAAGTGAGCTTTCCTATGAGGACGAAAAATTCTCCTTTGCGGCCTTCTCCCGTCAACGGGCCACACCGTTCCCGGGACGAGTCCTCCGACATCCCCTCATTGGCAAGGGACATGTACAGCTTACCCTTTGCCGCCCCGCAGGAATCACAAAGGAAACTGTTTCCCGAAAAAACAAAGATTTGTATCGGGCCGCAAGGAAGGCAAAGTGGGGAGACATCTTCCCCCCTGGAAACTAAACGGGCCGATTATCCTTCGACCTTCTTGGGCTCCCCGGCAAATCTTCCCCTCTTCTACTCCAAATCTATATCCCTTTACCCATTACGGGTAAACATTTATTTTGTTCGTTATCAAGCAGGAATTTCCCTATATCGCGTCTAAGTATACTGATACTGGACTTGGAAAGGAGTAATGTCTATTGCGGATGGTTGAACAGTACGTCCCAACAATTCTGCAAGTAGAACATCTCTCCACTGAGGAGATCATCTCCACGATCCTCGGGAATAACCGTGCCCCAGACCTTTTGGATCGATTGGTGAGAACCTATGGTAATATCAATGCCGCAGCCAGGCGGCTTTGCACCATGACCGGTGCGGAGCTAGCCCTATTGGGTAAGGTGAGTCTAAGCGAAGCCTGGCGCATCCTGGCAGCCATTGAACTGGGGAAGCGGATCTCTTTTCTGTCCACCGGAGCTTTAACCAAGGTACGCAATCCCCAAGACGTGGCCCATTTTCTCCTAACCCATATGAAGCTCTATGACCGAGAACATTTCGTGGTGATCTTGCTCAACACCCAAAATGAAGTGATCTGTGCCGAGACCATCGCCATCGGCGGACTGGCTCGCACCCCCATCCACCCGCGGGAAGTCTTCAAGGGGGCCATCCGTCACAGTGCTTCAGCGGTGATCCTTGCCCACAACCATCCTTCGGGATGCTGTGAGCCTAGTGAGGCGGATATCGAAGTAACGGCACAGCTAGTGAAAGCAGGGAAACTACTGGGCATTGGGGTGCTGGATCATTTGATCATTGGCGATGGGGTATACATCAGTATGCGGGAACGGATGTTGATGGACTGACTCCGGGGAGAGGCCTCCCCGGAGAACGCTTACAATTGGTAACCGGGTTTGCCAAGTAAAGCGAACATCTTCTTTTTATAGGCTTCCACACCCGGTTGGTCAAAGGGATTAACCCCCATTAGGTAACCACCTACGGCACAGGCCTTTTCGAAGAAGTAGACCAGCTGGCCGAAATACTCGGGGGCAATTTGGGGAACGTTAACCACGAGATTGGGCACTTGTCCCTCGACATGGGCCAACAGGGTACCCTGCATAGCCTTTTGGTTCACCTCGTGGACCGACTTGCCCGCGATGTAGTTCAGACCGTCAAGATCGCGGTCTTCCTTCTCCACCACCAGATCCTGCCTGGGTTCCTGGATATTGAGCACTGTCTCAAAGAACAGGCGCCGGCCATCTTGAATGTACTGGCCGAGAGAGTGTAGATCGGTGGTGAAGCTCACAGAGCTGGGGAAAAGACCTTGTCCATCTTTGCCTTGGCTTTCCCCAAAAAGCTGCTTCCACCATTCAGCGAAGTAAAAGAGGCTGGGCTCATAGCTTACAAAGATCTCCATGGCCTTGCCCATGGCATAGTAGATGTGTCGCAACGCCGCATATTGATAACACATATTGTCCGCCAGAGCCGGGGTGGCATAGGCCGCCTTGGCCGCCTTGGCACCCTCCAGGATCTTCTCGACATCAATACCGGCACTGGCGATGGGCAACAATCCCACCGGTGTCAGCACCGAGAAGCGGCCTCCCACGTCGTCGGGGATCACAAAGGAAGTGTAGCCTAATTCCGTGGCCAGTTGCCTAAGGGCCCCGGTCTCTTTGTCCGTGGTCACCACGATCCGCTCTTTGGCCCCCGCAACCCCGTACCGCTCCTCCATATACTTGCGCAAGAATCGGAAGGCGATGGCCGGTTCGGTGGTAGTGCCGGACTTGGAGATCACATTGAGGGTAACATCAAACTGGTCTAGGTAGTCGAGCAGTTCCGCATGATAGCTAGCGCTCAAATGATGTCCCGCATAAATAACCTCAAGGTCCCTCCGACCGAAGCTGGGGGAAAGCATCTCGATGGCGGCCCGGGCTCCCAAGTAGGAACCGCCGATCCCGACTACCACCAGCACTTGGCTCTTTTCCCGAATTCGAGCAGCCACTTCTTGGATCCGGGCCAATTCGGTGGGGTCAAAATCCGGCAGATCCATCCAGCCCAAAAACTCCTTGCCGGCCCCAGAACGTTCCTCTAGCACGTAATGGGCCGTCTGCACCAAGGGGGCCATACGGTTAAGCTGCTCATCGGAAACCAAAGAATAGGTTCTATCCAGACTAATCATCGATTGCAATTCTCTCGCACCTTCTTTTTCCTACGTTATTCACCAGCCTTATTCTACCATTAGTGTTTTCCGGCAGCAACTGAAGGTGCCCCAGAGGTACAAGACTCGAGATCCGAAATATGTTTTCTTTCTCCAGTCGATCCCCCGCAACCTGGGGCAGCATACATCTTCAGGGGGGAGTATACATTTAGACCCCAAGGGCATGACGCCTTTGGGGTCTATCGACGGACTGGCTAGTTCAGGTTTAGGATGGGACATATTCGTTGGTCTCATCCTGCTAAATTCTGTAGCAGATGAGTGATTAAGGAAGTCCTCGTACAGGATAGAGAAACCCTTGACCTAAAACTCGATGTCCAACAGTTCCATCACATCCTGGATGCGATTGGCAATGGTCACTTGATTGGAGCCGGCAAAAAGTAAACCCACAGCTTTGTTGGTCGCCTTCTCTAAAATCAAAGAACCTGAGTCCCCCGGCTCAGACATGTGGGAGAAGACCAGTTGCCGGTCAAAAAGGACGACGCGGCCTTCGTCAAAGTAGACCTTCAGCCGGGCATTCTTCCCCTGGAGGATCCCTGTGGTCACACCGGTGGTACGCCCGCTTTTATAGCAAAGGGTGCCCACCGGTACATCGGTCACACCCCGCACCATGCCGATGCCGAGAATCTCCATCCGCACCGCATCCACCGGCCGGGCAATGGCAGCATCCACAAGGTTGAGTCCCGAAGACTGTTGGCTTGAGCCCCCAAGCCAGGTCCAAATCCGCTCCAGAAAGCCGAATATGCAGCTAGACCGCCAACCGGAGCCGCTTTCAAAGTTCAATGGCACGACCCGTTCCAATCGGCCGATGACATCGGTAGGCTGGCCACCATCATAGGGGCCCGGTTGCAAAATGGGGTCGTCCTTGGCAGAGCGTCCGTCTTTACCGTTGGTGGTATTGGCTAAGATATGGTTATTGGACAGGATCATCGGTTCCTTCGTCTTTCGGTCGAAGCAAATGGCCCCCAAGGTGCCTGCAGTGATCTTGTAGTGACCAACGGAACAGCCCCCGGGGGCTGGGCGCAGCCGGTCCGTCGGCTTCGCCTGGATGGTGATCCGCCCGGTCTCCACCACATCTGTAGGAACATCCCCAATGGCCTGGGGGAGAATATATTCCACTTCCGTTGGGGGCAATTTCTTTTCCACGTAGATGATGATGCTATCGTGATCGGTCAGCTGCCCGCGAACCATCTTCTTTCCGATGGCAATCCCGGTCACTCCGGGCCAATCCATCACTTCTTCGCAGGCTAAGCGTTGTGCCCGCAATAGCGCACGCATAATTTCCCTCCTCCGGCCTATACAGCCACTGGCATATTAACT encodes:
- a CDS encoding methyltransferase domain-containing protein — its product is MTFVSFPGYDLISLDSRSWECVFPMELPEDLKTALDEELTNVSRKDLSKTAADLSARYRSKGPASGDSLIRSPEDALAYVAFRMPATFGAIYGALTQVREVLPQWEPSSLLDVGAGPGTVMWAVREVFPTVQTITLLERAPAMIALGQGLAERATSTSLRTARWLQQDITQDWHLPPQDLVVASYVLGETNPKDRDLLLARLWQHTKGVLVIIEPGTPEGFGQIRAARDWLRDNGGHIVAPCPHRETCPLADDDWCHFSQRIPRSRLHRQIKASELSYEDEKFSFAAFSRQRATPFPGRVLRHPLIGKGHVQLTLCRPAGITKETVSRKNKDLYRAARKAKWGDIFPPGN
- the radC gene encoding DNA repair protein RadC, encoding MRMVEQYVPTILQVEHLSTEEIISTILGNNRAPDLLDRLVRTYGNINAAARRLCTMTGAELALLGKVSLSEAWRILAAIELGKRISFLSTGALTKVRNPQDVAHFLLTHMKLYDREHFVVILLNTQNEVICAETIAIGGLARTPIHPREVFKGAIRHSASAVILAHNHPSGCCEPSEADIEVTAQLVKAGKLLGIGVLDHLIIGDGVYISMRERMLMD
- a CDS encoding glucose-6-phosphate isomerase; translated protein: MISLDRTYSLVSDEQLNRMAPLVQTAHYVLEERSGAGKEFLGWMDLPDFDPTELARIQEVAARIREKSQVLVVVGIGGSYLGARAAIEMLSPSFGRRDLEVIYAGHHLSASYHAELLDYLDQFDVTLNVISKSGTTTEPAIAFRFLRKYMEERYGVAGAKERIVVTTDKETGALRQLATELGYTSFVIPDDVGGRFSVLTPVGLLPIASAGIDVEKILEGAKAAKAAYATPALADNMCYQYAALRHIYYAMGKAMEIFVSYEPSLFYFAEWWKQLFGESQGKDGQGLFPSSVSFTTDLHSLGQYIQDGRRLFFETVLNIQEPRQDLVVEKEDRDLDGLNYIAGKSVHEVNQKAMQGTLLAHVEGQVPNLVVNVPQIAPEYFGQLVYFFEKACAVGGYLMGVNPFDQPGVEAYKKKMFALLGKPGYQL